One window of the Novipirellula caenicola genome contains the following:
- a CDS encoding CPXCG motif-containing cysteine-rich protein: protein MDSESSYVCDSCGEEIVIPLDPSSGTRQEYVEDCPVCCNPNVIHVDWLEDEARVWAEPEQDHF from the coding sequence ATGGATAGCGAATCCTCTTACGTCTGCGATTCTTGTGGTGAAGAAATTGTCATTCCGCTGGACCCTTCGTCCGGCACCCGGCAAGAATATGTCGAAGATTGCCCGGTCTGTTGCAATCCAAACGTGATCCACGTCGATTGGCTCGAGGACGAAGCTCGGGTGTGGGCAGAACCCGAACAAGATCATTTTTAG
- a CDS encoding 2-phosphosulfolactate phosphatase — protein MRLATSFLPSTNPIDETTDVAVVIDILRATTVMSVAIANGAEEITTTCDVQTAREIANNLSPPPLLCGERSCVPIEGFDCGNSPAEYSPSRVAGRHLIVTTTNGTKAIQAASLAKQVLLGSFVNQRAVAESLDPDACVALVCAGTDGFVTLEDVLFAGALVSHFQSRLDQRQLASLELNDESQIACEMWRSWFAPDAGESQARVSEPAGSTEAAGPSESAELSTEHAAALASRLSQSRGGKNLIRAGYEADLLRCAQVDSVSVVPRRIAIREGASVFGR, from the coding sequence ATGCGATTGGCGACCTCGTTTCTTCCCTCTACCAATCCGATCGACGAAACGACCGATGTTGCGGTCGTGATCGACATTTTGCGGGCGACGACCGTGATGTCGGTGGCCATTGCCAATGGTGCCGAAGAAATCACGACGACATGCGATGTCCAAACCGCACGCGAAATCGCAAACAACCTTTCCCCACCACCGCTGCTGTGCGGCGAACGCAGCTGCGTGCCGATCGAAGGCTTTGATTGCGGTAATTCGCCTGCAGAGTACTCGCCCTCGCGAGTCGCCGGCCGGCATTTGATTGTCACCACCACCAACGGGACCAAGGCGATTCAAGCCGCTTCGCTAGCAAAACAGGTTCTATTGGGCAGCTTTGTCAATCAGCGGGCGGTGGCCGAATCCTTGGATCCGGATGCATGCGTTGCCTTGGTTTGTGCCGGTACCGATGGTTTCGTCACGTTGGAAGATGTTTTGTTTGCCGGGGCGTTGGTCAGTCATTTTCAGTCGCGGCTTGACCAACGTCAGCTTGCTTCGTTGGAACTGAATGACGAATCACAGATCGCCTGCGAGATGTGGCGGTCCTGGTTTGCCCCCGATGCTGGGGAATCGCAGGCTCGTGTATCCGAGCCTGCGGGCTCAACCGAAGCCGCGGGCCCATCTGAATCGGCGGAATTGTCCACGGAGCATGCGGCGGCGTTGGCCAGCCGGCTGTCACAGTCGCGCGGGGGCAAAAATTTGATTCGAGCGGGTTACGAGGCCGATTTGCTTCGCTGCGCCCAAGTCGATTCGGTTTCGGTGGTGCCTCGGCGAATCGCGATTCGCGAGGGAGCGAGCGTTTTTGGACGCTAG
- a CDS encoding tetratricopeptide repeat protein yields MAKKQADPTDESQPAVSRDKITTSLLVLAAAIAILGFGTVFSVWLGNGPPDAIETLKIASREYIAGNAIVAGRLAKSVDLGEELPEDDASGKAAKGTDENEDPLAEWRKLRQFLISAGEVVRARETDDNRERREILIAAIPDFKAAVEKGLPVGREVEGKRLLAESYFQLGEFDRAAALFEELIVLDPTLRRELLPLLAETLLRTRDPQPELALETIQVILADQTLRPQQRFEANLIQIDALTRLGRYAEAEAAIQRGKQAIEAADVTKQASYIGFQHRFKLAHGVVQIRKAIGRYGKQPDNPSDSREEVIAELAPTMKALFDLQREASPQIASEARIWAGRAYQCQGMPNQALTQWSATRQQRPFGGAAIISGLEEIEQLAALGLGVELVQTIRYMMREMGDLRGFDPTMVSLVEFRRRLIAALEKLRDQSAYQETIDVARSLPPIFTRSAALMQEGIAFREWAASTLRAGTQLNGEISSAAASLARRRFRQAGDAFTRAAELDFDTPRYIKTQWAAIDSYQQGRHFERSIRLLRSYLRYEERQRQPRGLIALGRALLAENQPDDAIEALETVIAEYPRDPLRYDARLLMALAYSETGDIEKARGYLIDNLQDGELTPQSPAWRDSLFTLAEVLYQKSYKNHLIAEHADPPERAKLLQENQPILDAAIRRLDEAVLRYQPAPRADAAAYLAARSHILAAQWPRLEAQSTDILDAARRALRTKVESELNAALVGFRELKERILRREEEQKLTNDAQALLRNCMMAEADTLKEMGLFEEAATAYRTVSLRYMNQPPALEAILGQARCVRELGRRREADLLIRQASVVLKQIPPKLDDEFKRTTRYDRAGWEEMIAWMTAGMRDPGGGV; encoded by the coding sequence GTGGCTAAAAAACAGGCAGATCCAACCGACGAAAGCCAACCGGCGGTAAGTCGTGACAAGATCACCACGTCGCTTTTGGTGCTTGCTGCCGCGATCGCGATTTTGGGGTTTGGGACGGTGTTTTCGGTTTGGCTTGGTAATGGCCCGCCCGATGCCATCGAGACGCTAAAAATTGCCTCGCGAGAATACATTGCTGGCAATGCCATCGTCGCCGGCCGGCTGGCTAAATCCGTCGATTTGGGCGAAGAGTTGCCGGAGGATGACGCAAGCGGGAAAGCGGCCAAGGGAACGGATGAAAACGAAGATCCGCTTGCGGAGTGGCGAAAACTGCGTCAATTCCTTATCAGCGCGGGCGAGGTGGTGCGGGCTCGCGAAACCGATGACAATCGCGAACGCCGCGAAATCTTGATCGCCGCCATCCCCGATTTCAAAGCGGCGGTGGAAAAAGGATTGCCGGTCGGCCGCGAGGTCGAGGGCAAACGGCTGCTCGCCGAATCCTATTTCCAATTGGGGGAATTCGACCGAGCGGCAGCCTTGTTCGAAGAGCTGATCGTGCTGGACCCGACGTTGCGACGGGAGCTATTGCCGTTACTGGCCGAAACCCTGCTTCGCACCCGCGACCCTCAACCCGAACTTGCACTGGAGACGATTCAAGTCATCCTGGCCGACCAAACGCTCCGACCGCAACAACGGTTCGAAGCCAACTTGATCCAAATCGACGCGTTGACGCGGCTGGGCCGCTACGCCGAGGCTGAAGCAGCAATCCAGCGAGGAAAACAAGCGATCGAAGCAGCCGATGTGACCAAACAAGCTTCGTACATCGGATTCCAACATCGTTTTAAACTTGCCCATGGCGTGGTGCAAATCCGCAAAGCGATTGGGCGATATGGCAAACAACCAGACAATCCGTCCGATAGCCGCGAAGAAGTCATCGCGGAATTGGCCCCCACGATGAAGGCACTTTTTGATTTGCAGCGTGAAGCTTCGCCGCAGATTGCATCGGAGGCGAGAATTTGGGCAGGCCGGGCCTATCAATGCCAAGGCATGCCCAATCAAGCACTAACGCAGTGGAGTGCCACACGGCAACAACGCCCATTCGGTGGCGCCGCGATCATCAGCGGTCTGGAAGAGATCGAACAGCTCGCCGCGCTTGGACTCGGCGTCGAGCTCGTCCAAACGATCCGCTACATGATGCGTGAGATGGGCGATTTGCGAGGCTTCGACCCAACCATGGTCTCGTTAGTCGAATTTCGTCGCCGTTTGATCGCCGCCCTCGAAAAACTACGCGATCAATCGGCTTACCAAGAAACGATTGATGTGGCCCGCAGCTTGCCGCCGATCTTCACACGTTCAGCGGCGTTAATGCAAGAAGGCATTGCTTTTCGCGAGTGGGCGGCCAGCACACTGCGCGCAGGCACCCAGCTAAACGGCGAGATTTCTTCGGCGGCTGCTTCGCTCGCTCGGCGTCGCTTTCGCCAAGCTGGCGATGCGTTTACCCGAGCCGCCGAGCTTGACTTTGATACCCCACGTTACATCAAAACCCAGTGGGCGGCGATCGATTCGTACCAACAGGGTCGTCATTTTGAACGAAGCATTCGCCTGTTGCGTTCCTACCTCCGTTACGAAGAACGGCAACGTCAACCGCGGGGGTTGATCGCCCTAGGTCGTGCGCTGTTAGCAGAAAACCAACCCGATGACGCGATCGAAGCGTTGGAAACGGTGATTGCGGAATACCCACGCGACCCGCTTCGCTACGATGCACGACTGCTGATGGCGCTGGCGTATTCGGAAACCGGCGACATTGAAAAAGCCCGTGGCTACCTGATCGACAATCTGCAAGACGGGGAATTGACGCCTCAAAGCCCGGCATGGCGTGATTCGCTGTTCACGCTAGCCGAAGTTCTCTATCAAAAAAGCTACAAGAATCACTTGATCGCAGAGCACGCGGATCCACCGGAGCGAGCAAAACTGCTGCAAGAAAACCAACCGATTCTCGATGCCGCCATTCGTCGACTAGACGAAGCGGTGTTGCGTTATCAACCCGCGCCTCGCGCCGATGCCGCCGCCTACTTGGCAGCACGATCGCATATCTTGGCAGCGCAGTGGCCGCGGCTCGAGGCACAATCGACTGACATTCTCGATGCCGCGAGACGCGCCTTGCGAACCAAAGTCGAATCCGAATTGAATGCCGCGTTGGTAGGATTCCGCGAACTAAAGGAGCGGATTCTGCGCCGCGAAGAAGAACAGAAATTGACGAACGATGCCCAAGCTCTGCTGCGAAATTGCATGATGGCCGAAGCTGATACGCTCAAGGAAATGGGGCTGTTCGAAGAAGCCGCTACCGCGTACCGCACCGTATCGCTGCGCTACATGAACCAACCGCCCGCGTTAGAAGCGATCCTTGGCCAAGCACGCTGTGTCCGCGAACTTGGACGTCGTCGCGAAGCCGATCTGCTGATTCGCCAAGCAAGTGTGGTGCTGAAACAAATTCCTCCGAAATTGGATGACGAATTCAAACGAACCACGCGTTACGATCGCGCGGGATGGGAAGAAATGATTGCCTGGATGACCGCCGGCATGCGTGATCCCGGCGGTGGCGTCTAA
- a CDS encoding multidrug efflux RND transporter permease subunit — protein sequence MKFPHFFIERPIFATVLSFVIVLVGGITYFSLPVSQYPPVAPPQIVVRASFPGATPDVIADTVATPIEQEMNGVDDMLYMESSSSADGTMQLTVTFKLGTDLDDAQVLVQNRVAIAESRLPEQVRQIGVTTTKLIPDMLMVVHLISPDDSRDQLYISNYAFLNVRDALMRLDGVGDIRIAGGNEYAMRIWLDIEKMTHVDLTAGDVIQAIRQQNVQVAAGVIGQPPIDQTGAFQLNVTTQGRLRETDEFGEIIVKRGSDGRVTRLSDVARIELGAQDYSRLSYLDGQPAIAVLVYQRPGTNAVDTAEEVKRTMQEIAADFPQGIGYEIAYNPTDFVEESISEVFNTLFITTVFVVLTVFLFLHGWRPTIIPVIAIPISLIGTFAAMQSLGVTLNTLSLFGLVLAIGIVVDDAIVVVENVERLIAEGLSPRQATHKAMDEVGSALIATTLVLIAVFVPTIFVPSISGQFYQQFALTIAISTAFSTFVSLTLSPALCALLLKPKGAEKHGVARLGDVLFGWFFRLFNRFFDVTSNIYAGIVARIVRMTAVSLLLYAGLLVCTWYSFGMVPKGFIPQQDQGYLIVSIRLPDGASLARTDEVTRHVAELGGSIDGVAHAVGIAGLSGATFTISPNAAVTFLPLEDAKERAARGRGIDEIIADLRAKVADINEAQVFVIPPPPVRGIGRGGGFKMYVQDRRGAGTEVLNDVIETMVAQANQQPGITQAFSNLRINVPQIFTDVDRDKSEMLDVPVNNVFEALQVYLGSLYVNDFNFLGRTYRVTAQAEPEFRDEPSDILRLRTRSARGASVSLGSIVELKQIAGPDRLVRYNLYPAADINGTTVPGFSTGQSLTTMEDLAAINLPPGFGFEWTELAFQERQAGNTIMFLFPLAVLFVFLALAAQYESWLLPLAIILIVPLCLLFAILGVWFRGMENNILTQIGFIVLVGLACKNAILIVEFAKAEEDAGKDRFQAAIDACRLRLRPILMTAFSFILGVIPLLVATGAGFEMRRVLGTAVFSGMLGVTVFGLFLTPVFYVVLRGFTRKASLALPDGDAVAVAANGEASLLDSQTTIIDADSTAAAVVATKSGVTDSEDPESTDAAIEATEPNESSASSGQA from the coding sequence ATGAAGTTTCCTCACTTCTTTATTGAGCGGCCGATCTTTGCCACCGTGCTTTCGTTTGTGATTGTACTGGTCGGCGGAATCACCTATTTCTCGCTGCCGGTTTCACAGTATCCTCCGGTGGCTCCGCCGCAGATTGTTGTCCGTGCCAGTTTTCCTGGAGCAACACCTGACGTCATCGCGGATACGGTCGCGACCCCGATCGAACAAGAGATGAACGGCGTCGACGACATGCTCTATATGGAGTCGTCCTCGAGTGCCGATGGCACGATGCAGTTGACGGTGACGTTCAAATTGGGCACCGATCTCGATGATGCTCAGGTGTTGGTCCAAAACCGCGTCGCGATCGCCGAGTCTCGTCTGCCTGAACAGGTGCGTCAGATTGGGGTGACCACCACAAAGCTGATCCCGGACATGTTGATGGTGGTGCATCTAATCTCGCCGGACGATAGTCGCGATCAGCTTTACATCAGTAACTATGCGTTCTTGAATGTTCGCGATGCCTTGATGCGACTCGATGGCGTTGGTGACATTCGGATTGCCGGCGGCAACGAATATGCGATGCGGATCTGGTTGGACATCGAAAAGATGACCCACGTCGATCTGACCGCCGGAGACGTGATCCAGGCGATCCGTCAACAAAACGTCCAGGTCGCAGCAGGGGTGATTGGTCAACCACCGATCGATCAAACCGGGGCCTTTCAGTTGAACGTGACGACGCAGGGACGTTTGCGTGAAACGGACGAATTCGGCGAGATCATCGTCAAACGCGGTAGCGATGGGCGGGTCACTCGGCTTAGCGATGTGGCGCGGATCGAGTTGGGGGCCCAGGACTATTCGCGGCTCAGTTACCTCGATGGTCAACCGGCGATCGCGGTGCTGGTGTACCAAAGACCAGGAACCAACGCGGTCGATACCGCCGAGGAAGTAAAGCGGACGATGCAGGAAATCGCTGCCGATTTTCCTCAAGGCATTGGCTACGAGATCGCCTACAACCCAACCGATTTTGTCGAAGAATCCATCTCGGAAGTTTTTAATACGCTGTTCATCACGACCGTGTTTGTGGTGTTAACGGTGTTCCTGTTCTTGCATGGATGGCGGCCGACGATCATTCCCGTGATCGCGATTCCGATTTCGTTGATCGGCACGTTTGCCGCGATGCAGAGTCTCGGCGTCACCCTGAATACGTTGTCGTTGTTTGGGTTGGTGTTGGCGATCGGCATTGTGGTGGACGATGCGATTGTCGTGGTGGAAAACGTCGAACGACTGATTGCCGAAGGATTGTCGCCTCGCCAAGCGACGCACAAGGCGATGGACGAAGTGGGCTCGGCGTTGATCGCGACAACGTTGGTGTTGATTGCGGTTTTTGTGCCGACCATTTTCGTCCCAAGCATCAGTGGGCAATTTTACCAACAGTTTGCGCTCACGATCGCAATCTCGACCGCGTTTTCCACCTTCGTTTCGCTCACGCTCAGCCCCGCGTTGTGTGCGTTGTTGTTGAAGCCCAAAGGGGCAGAGAAGCATGGGGTCGCGCGACTGGGCGACGTTCTGTTCGGTTGGTTCTTTCGGCTGTTCAACCGCTTTTTCGATGTGACCAGCAATATCTATGCAGGGATTGTCGCTCGCATTGTACGGATGACCGCGGTGTCGCTGCTGCTGTACGCCGGGCTGTTGGTGTGTACGTGGTATAGCTTCGGAATGGTTCCCAAAGGTTTCATTCCTCAACAGGACCAAGGCTATTTGATCGTCAGTATTCGTTTGCCCGACGGCGCGTCGTTGGCGCGAACCGATGAAGTGACTCGTCATGTCGCCGAGCTTGGCGGCAGCATTGATGGTGTGGCCCACGCGGTCGGAATCGCGGGGCTCTCAGGGGCGACCTTTACGATCAGCCCCAATGCCGCCGTGACGTTCCTGCCGTTAGAGGATGCCAAGGAACGTGCGGCACGCGGTCGTGGGATCGATGAGATCATCGCCGATTTGCGAGCGAAGGTTGCTGATATCAACGAGGCTCAGGTCTTTGTGATCCCTCCGCCCCCGGTTCGCGGAATCGGTCGCGGTGGCGGATTCAAAATGTATGTGCAAGACCGCCGAGGTGCCGGCACCGAGGTGTTGAATGATGTGATTGAAACGATGGTCGCGCAGGCCAATCAGCAACCTGGAATCACACAGGCATTTTCCAATTTGCGAATCAATGTGCCGCAGATTTTTACCGACGTGGATCGCGACAAGTCGGAAATGCTCGACGTGCCGGTGAACAACGTGTTCGAAGCGCTGCAGGTCTATTTGGGATCGCTGTACGTCAACGATTTCAATTTTCTTGGGCGTACCTATCGCGTCACTGCGCAGGCTGAACCTGAGTTTCGAGATGAGCCGAGTGATATTTTGCGTTTACGGACTCGCAGTGCTCGCGGGGCGTCGGTTTCACTCGGTTCGATCGTCGAGCTGAAGCAGATTGCCGGTCCAGACCGATTGGTGCGTTACAATCTGTATCCGGCAGCCGACATCAACGGCACCACCGTCCCGGGATTCAGTACCGGCCAATCGTTGACGACGATGGAGGATTTGGCGGCAATCAATCTTCCTCCGGGGTTTGGTTTTGAGTGGACCGAGCTGGCGTTCCAGGAGCGTCAGGCCGGAAACACGATCATGTTTCTGTTCCCGCTCGCCGTGTTGTTTGTGTTTCTCGCGTTGGCGGCGCAATACGAAAGCTGGCTATTGCCGCTTGCGATCATCTTGATCGTCCCATTGTGTCTGTTGTTTGCCATTCTCGGCGTCTGGTTCCGAGGCATGGAAAACAACATTTTGACACAGATTGGTTTTATCGTGCTGGTTGGTTTGGCGTGTAAGAATGCGATTTTGATCGTGGAATTTGCCAAAGCCGAAGAGGATGCGGGTAAGGATCGATTTCAAGCCGCGATCGACGCGTGTCGATTGCGACTGCGTCCGATTCTGATGACCGCATTCTCGTTCATCTTGGGAGTCATTCCCTTGTTGGTTGCCACCGGGGCCGGATTTGAGATGCGTCGCGTTCTAGGCACCGCCGTGTTTAGTGGCATGCTGGGCGTGACGGTTTTCGGTCTTTTCTTGACCCCGGTGTTCTACGTCGTGTTGCGTGGTTTCACTCGTAAAGCCTCGCTGGCATTGCCTGACGGTGATGCCGTAGCGGTAGCGGCCAACGGTGAAGCATCGCTGCTTGATTCACAGACGACAATCATTGATGCCGATTCGACCGCCGCCGCGGTGGTCGCGACGAAGTCAGGTGTAACCGATTCAGAGGACCCGGAATCAACCGATGCTGCGATCGAGGCTACGGAGCCAAACGAAAGTTCCGCTTCGTCCGGCCAAGCGTAG